The genomic interval AACCCCTTTTTAGAGCAGATTTGATTGAGGAGGTGAATgcagaaaattatttttttacacagtACATTCACAAAGCTTGGGGGTTTCACGATGTTTCCTCCCCTGCAGCGTAGAGTTGACGCCAGCACACAGTTTATACCTTGCACAGTTAAATTACCTCAAATGAGCCAAATCCCAGTATCAAATACCCCTGGGCCCTGTGGTTTGTCGAATGATATGCGTACACATTGGGTGTTGTAGAATTGAAGATGGGTTAACATAGTTGTACCTTTAGTCATACTCTTAAGCTGCACAACCCTTTGAAAGCATGCTGTATCACCGGTCCCAAACCGGTTTATCAAAGGATATATAAAGAGTCGCCTCTCAGCTCCTGCACTCCTCACACATAGACCACTCTATTGACGGCTGCTTTTCTTCGATTTTGTTCACCACCTCGCAATGGCAAACATCACCAAGTTCCAGGAAGCCATGCTCATCCTGCTCGCAACCTTTAGAAAATATGCAGGGGCTCCGggagataaagataaaaacaccTTAACCAAAGCTGAGTTCAAGGCTATGCTGGATGCGGAGCTGCCTATTTGTGGCAAGGTACTGTACAATCCACTAAACTTGCTTCATTCTGCATTATGTGAGGTTTGTGTTAAATTGACAGTTGATTTGTGGTGTAAAGGGCATCAGGTAGGAATGTTAAACAAAATCACGATTCGGTATATTTGACGCTTCATAAAGCCCATTTACCTGTTTTAACTAATGGCAAGACGAGGCTTTAATTTCAGGGTTCAACGACCACCTTTTTATGTCCTTCATGCTTCTTCATGCGTCTTTCAGTTACCTTAATTTGGCTGTGAAAACAAGTAGAGAGAagagaaggtaaaaaaaacgttaaagaaaatgttcttAACAACAATGATGGTGTTGTGTTGGCATGTACAGggggaagaaggaaaaaatTTTTTCGATAGAATGATGGAGGATCTGGATGCGAATAAAGACCAGAGGATCGACTTCCAGGAATATATGATCCTTGTAGCTGGTCTCACCATGGCCATGCACGATATGACCAACGAATGAGCAGGTCGACCGCAACGGCAGCATACAATCCCTGTAGTAACAGGTTTTGGAGATTTTTCTAACTGctgaataaagaaatgtttctaCCTGAACAGGTTTGTCATGTGTTTCATGATCAGTGTGAAATCAGAAAGAACATGTGGTTGGACATGGCAAGAATATGAACGGGATACATATGGTTCTTcctgaaatgaatgaatctctctctctctgtgcaatGTGTGTGCTCTGTCCTGGACaggcctgctctctctctctctctctctctctctctctctctctctctctctctctctctctctctccaggcttTATATATGCATTATATTATGCATATGTAGTGGTTCAAAATTTGAGGTGACAGTTAAATGCCAATGAGGTAtaccacatatatccagaagCAAGTGATATTGCATTTTgtacattattttaaatttttcacAGTTCCTAATGAATtctgaatatatatacagtatatatatacaacaaTGAGCGGGTTAAACTCATCAAATGGAATCTAATTAATGAGGGTTTGGTGAAATTATAGAAGGGAACACAACAAAAGATATCTGTATATATTagacaaaattaaattaaagaagtTCTCTTTATATCATGCTCAGAGCAAAGATCAGGCAACACGCTGCTTCTTAATCCACCTCTGAGATTCTCAGTGAGTCTCGGGGGTCAGGCCATCGCTCCATCAGCCCACCAGGAAGCACTGGCCAAGAAACACACTGTATCTCTCGTCCAAGCAGTAGCAGTAGTTCACAGGGCCTAtgctgccccctagtggcagaTAAACTCTCCTTTTCGTTTTTTTCTGACTGGCACTAGTCAAGCACAATGCACAGCAGGGATTCATCACAATCACTATGAAATAAGCACTGCTGCCATATGCATGATTTCCCAGTTGCATGTGCCTGCAGCTGATCTGACAGCGCAGAGTCTGAGGCCTAACAGTGCCGATTGTGAAACGTGGCGGGCCTGTAATCGGCTTGCAAGGTCATTGAGCTCAGACTCTCCTCTCGCCACTTCCGCTCTCGCTCCCTTGCTTTCTCTCTGCATTACAGAGGCTTATGGGGATTAGGTGTccagagtggaggaggatgtGGCTCTGGAGTCAGAAGATACAGGTGGGAAGGTGGTGCACTGGTGTGtgctctgcttctttttcccgttgtgttttttcctttatcTGCATCCTAGTGCACTCCTAAAGTTTTAGTAGGAGcaagtaaaatgcaaaaagcACAAACGCATAGCATAGCATTTTTACGCCTTACAATGTATTTCACATGATACATTGTTACCACTTTGCACTACGCATTGTATTCTCCGAGGCCGGTCATGGGATGGTCGAAAGCTCCAGGGATGATCCTCACACATGGTGGCAAAGTGGGTCCATACTCAGGCCTTTACAAATCCTTCATTACTCATAAGAATTACATTATTAATTgttcttaatttattttctatctTTTATAGAGGTATTTCATATGAGAGGCTGGTGAAAAATCCTCAGTGTGTATCTTTCTCTTGCATGTCACATCACACTGCAGAGCATCTCTACCAAATACCATTAATAATGTGGTAACAGTTAGAGATCACTCCTTTTTACTAAtgagtttctgtcatttacttAGACTGTAGGTGTTTAACAGATGCCGGCCTTAGCAATGGCTTGTACCATCTAAAGCCATATTGACCCTCTGTGCAAATCCAGGAGGAAATTTAAAGTTTTTGAAATGAAGTAACTCGTTTTTCTAGATCCAAAGATTCAGAAAACCCAAGCAACTCGTCGGCTCCGTTGACGAGTTGAAAGGGAGTCTTTGTGTAGTTGGGTGAGTTCATGATAAAATTGTTTTTACATCAACATCCATATTAATACTTTCTAATTTTGgaacaatgtttttttcccatagGCTTCAATCTAAAGCCATGCGTCCATGAAGGGTGTTTGTGgtgttgtgcacacacacaggcacgcacacacgcacgcacacacacacgcacgcacgcacgcacacacacacgcacgcacgcacgcacgcacgcacacgcgcacacacgcacacacgcaacacacacacacacacgcacacacacacacacacgcacacacacacacacacacacacacacacacacacacacacacacacacacacacacacacacacacacacacacacggctcagCTCTGTCCATGTGAGGTAGAACGTTTATGAATACCTCATTCTGTCTTAAAGCCACACATCTCTGGTCATATGAGCTGCCAGGGTGTCCAGCTCATCTCGTGGCCTGACTTCTCAGCCGGGAGAATCAAGATAAACACACTGCTGATCTTTGTCTCCACACTTTAACTGAGCGCGTTTTTCTTGCCCTTGTAGCCGCCACTGGGTTTTACTGAGGAGCTGTGATACAGCTGCGAACACTCAAAGGCTGCCTGATTCATGACTGCTTGACTAATGGGCTGTTTGAATATtgattagatagatagatagatagatagacagatgtACTTGTGTAAattattgtgttacagcagcatgtcaagggcaTTGCACATAGAGCGAAGAACAAGAGACTTCATGCAAGAGATGACAAACTATGAATAAGAAACAAGCGTGCACAATTGCAGTGGTTGTTTGCAAAGGGAAGGATaggaatatgaataaaataaaatatgaacataagATTTGCAATCAAATATGTTATAACAGGGGTGATCAGAGAGATTATGTCACGTTTCAATGTGGAATGCTGTGCCAAATGCACAGAATAgcatt from Hippoglossus stenolepis isolate QCI-W04-F060 chromosome 23, HSTE1.2, whole genome shotgun sequence carries:
- the LOC118102651 gene encoding protein S100-A6-like — translated: MANITKFQEAMLILLATFRKYAGAPGDKDKNTLTKAEFKAMLDAELPICGKGEEGKNFFDRMMEDLDANKDQRIDFQEYMILVAGLTMAMHDMTNE